From Ptychodera flava strain L36383 chromosome 9, AS_Pfla_20210202, whole genome shotgun sequence:
atattatataatatctCGAAGTATACAGCTGTCCTTGTGGGAAATTATGTGCTCGATAATAagtagagcgttataaataattacacaaattacttcaagtacaaagtaataaaatcTGTAACTtacatcctgcaatcctcagacagaAGTATGAAACTTAAGAAACAGATTTACtgtgttattaattattaatgatatatatattatatatatatatatatatatatatatatatatatcttgacATTTTAAGAATTGCAGTAATAGCGTCTGATCGGAAATATTCTGTTTTGATCGTTTACAGACGAAATGAAAAGAAGGCGGGAATTTTATGCCTCCAACCCACAAACACCGAGTAAGTACCCGTATGTAACTATGTATAGACTCAGCAGGTAAACATTCACAGTTGAGGCGACActagtaaattctttgtttgcgcTCACTCAAAACTTCGGAAAGGCGGGTAAGAGATTTAAAACTACACACGACAATTACATGTACAAAATCAATTCCTTTATTTGACAGTCCTTTCATAAACACGCACATTCTTGCAACTCCGTGCTTATGGAGGGTACCGTTCGTTTTACGTCATTACATGGTTCAACGGATGTAATGTAACATGTTGCAAGGAATTATTTCGTCACATAATGTAGAAATTATGACTTGGTTTTGCGACAGCATATCGCCAACGATGAGAAATTCTACAAAAAAAGTATGTTTCCCCCTGAAAATCTATATGCGCCTGGACGCAAAACACAAGAAATGCTACTGTGGCATTACTGATATAACCCATTCAAGTCGGTTGAGTCTGTTTCATGGAAACAAATCTACAGTTTACAGTACAGGTGTATTTTCACTGtggtaaatatgtaaatgtacattgtttgtaaatttcATTCACATACCTCTGAGTGACATTAATCTAATCCATTTCAGTTGACAAATTTGTTTTCGATACTCCATGCCACACGCCAATCGATCTTTACAGTCGTTGGGTTTGATCTTGGTCGCCTTTATCGCGTTAAACTTGGCATACGAATGTTAGCAAATGAGAGACGTTTTTCTCAACGTCACCCGTCATCCATGGGTACAGAAAACAGGACGTCAAGTCTATACGAACTTTGATTCGACGCCAGATGCTGGTTTGTTTTGAGATGTCTATTTTACGCCCACGGCTAAATTTTCAACCAGGCAGTGCCTCACACGAGTCAATGTAATTGCAATGGGGCCTTTGAATGGGCATATGACGGACATGATTTGAATGAGCATATGACGTCATCCTTCCAACAGTGGTTTCAAACACGTGTTTTGACGATCATTAAAATCTGCTGTTAAATAAATCACTTTTTTCTGGCAGTGtgtgataaaattcaaaatgtcgtTTCACAGAGTGTTTTTACAGCGTTAAGATATCAATGGCGCAGAGTGCGCATTGTTGACAGATTCCGGAAcaatgtttcatcaattttagcgAAAAACCGACCAGCTGTTACTCAATTATGGAACATTTCATTAcatggtcagatatttgaatgGTCTATTTAATGATGTCGTCGTATGAAGTGACGAaccaaattatttatattttagtgtgttattgttggttaaagggatacagtcgtcggaactgtgttcaaaggtcgtatgggacccatacgaacaatgtaaacactgtatccaaggtacgatggtgattgatgaacgttaaaaacatgtctgtcataaccTTCATCGtatatttaaatgttgcagctatgataatGAGGttcatctagatatcgtgcacaaaatacattgtttgtaaacatgaaACTCGCacaagcgcagttccgacgacggtttccctttaaactCACTGATTTGCGTTGTTGTTTCGTTGTATggaatatatacatacaataaATGACCGGCCGGGCCACAAAATACCCGATAACATGATTCATTTATTTATATCGTTTAACTTTTTATTTCTCGGGAGTAAATCTCAAATACcagtgaaaaattgaaattcagaAGAAACTGTGTACTTACAGGTGGTAACGCAAACTCGTCGAATGCAGAAGAACGAGGCGAGGTTGATGAAAACTTCGTGTACAAGGACGACGAAAAGATAAGCCTATCCCTGCAGTACCACAACGAGGAACCCTTGCAAAATGGCGGAGTTCCGCGCACCCCCGTTGCCAATAACGACAGCAGCCGGAGCGACGAAGATACCAGCGAAAAGGTAATGCGATATGGTTGCCGTTAGCTGTGAATGACGTTGtctttttatgaaaaattaacCTGAATACAGTAAATCGGGCACGGCACATCGTGAAAGATATTGATTCACAAAACGGCAGCACGTCAGCCCTGAAAAACCcggattttaaaataaattagaATAACGTAAATCTTCGGAATCGTTGCTTGTGTCGTAAAGAGAACAATTTACTGAATGattgaaaattgataaacaaataatgATAACGTGTAAGTAATTAAACATCGACTTTAAGGGTCAATAATTTGAagtttaataattttaaataatttttaattaAGTTAAGGGTCAACAATTTGTTCATTGCGTCCTTGCGCTTAGTTTTTTAGGATATTTTCAGGGAAAAACGACACACAGCTTCATAAGGAAGTGTTAAAGCCACCATTTTAAGTTTTTGGATATTCACGAGGTATATTGGGAAGTGTAGCGCATAGCAACACACTCGTTGTATGGGTCCCGTTTACGCAGATGCAGAGGAGACGACCCTTAAGTGTAGATTGTGTAACATACCCCGTGACAGACGGTTCATATAAACAGCTATATCTTTCCCAGAGGCAAACGCATGATCAAATGCCCATAAACGAACCATCGACAAGGTCAACGTCAGCTATTCATAGAATATGGAATTCATTACAGACTGACGTTCGGTATTTGCGATGTCCGGCGGCGGTCACTGTCCACCACATCAAGAAATTTATACGAAGTAAATATGGTCTCCCGTTGTCCTATGAGGTGAGgtctttcattaaattttgaattgtgaGCTGGACTTTGTCGACATAATGAATCCATGGAAACCGAAAGCGTGTCTGTGTGATGTCATCGTTCGAGTTTAATTGGTATAACCATGTCTCAAGCAACGGCATGAAGCAGAGTATCGTTATTATGAAGTTTTTATTCTTTCGCGTTCAGCCAGttcacatgttttttttttagctCTACTCCGGTATTGTGTACTGTGCTCAACAGCCAGGTGCACGTTATCTTCAACCTggcatgtgtgtatatatatatatatatatatatatatatatatatatatatatatatatatatatatatatatatatatatgcatgtatatatatatatatatatatatatatataatatatatatatatatatatatatatatatatatatatatatatatatatacacgaaaagcgatttgcttgtcaatgcaggcaaagtatagtgctcaatgcatttctgcagggcggtaatactgagaatctatgGGAACTTGTGGTTGTCACTTTACAGGCAtaaaacagcctgtagagttaCAACTAAAGGTCAGCAGGCAGGTCATAgactctcactctctctctctctctctctctctctctctctctctctctctctctctctctctctctatatatatatatatatttatatataatcccatggtatttttctctgtttgacgtcatcgtatacgagtgtttttcgcgaagccgtacaacttcgagccgaaggcgagaagttgtgcggctccgcgaaaaacacgagtatacgatgacgtcaaacagagaaaaataccatgggattatatatttatcacatgaacagtcttcttatttttcttttaacgtaaaaggatcaaaattatcgtaacaaattgcatgaatttcgtcgcgatttgtgttttacctacgcggattactttcatttaaagagtaaagcggcccgtcacccaggacatactttcattcataaatcccatcaagctgaaatttgctacattaaaGGGTATttccaccaaccagacgtacggattcggtcacgtgaacgtgtcaatcttgtctcgcgctgtaccgatgccaaggcaagttggccatcggcggacatagcttttaccgtgctagcgacggataaccatagtactcagagttacttagaatatttacaattatatttatgaagtaaatgagacgacacgatcgaaacagtaattctcattctcagagatgccgtggctttcaaaatatcacacaagtttacgacctttgcgagcgcgaaagattccgttcgatgacacagtacactcattgcatgtctgtgcccacaacgttgccgtcaccggtctctgccggtgtcaactcgtcaatcccgatctcggtcatcaatgttttcgtcttacgaactttgatgtttgcattgacacatatctcgtccatggatacatcctaattttgttgggGGAAAccctgttttgagtgttgtctgagtcaactttcgaagtacatgggattccacagcgctgcacacagctcgacagcttatgtcttcgctacagcattatgccgcgctgcaagtttgattctcagcgagactttacggagtttttgtgtgattaaggaaattgatcgttgttagtcgaatgactttaggcttgtgcctccaatgtcgctttcccgaagattatactttactcatttattcagtttgaggtgtaggtttcggtttatcgccaaccggggtcgccaggtacgacgtccacacgactcgactggagccgagaCGTTACTGAGCagtgagccattaaaataacgatcgtcggtatctccattcgattctcgggaaaagctactgttttagcgacttgaaatttcgttggacaaatatgccgtttccatgtctggatttatcgggtcacctttttgtaaaaataacgtgcgagctagcacggcatcgatcacaacaaatatgttcgtgtcgcgacgcctgcatgtatgaacggtaccatgaaagaaaaaagttccggttgatgacgtacaacaggggtaattcggatttcttatccgtcctgttctacgtcacacaggtgggaattcgggccagttcatgtgataatatatatatatgctaaaTATTGTGTTAATATTCAAGGATGACTTTTTTGACGTTGTTTGACCAATGGACCCTCGCAAACAATGGATCGTAAATGTGTCATCTTTGTTGATTTTGTCATAGATTGACGTCATGTACCGTTATCGAAAGAGTGATGAATCCCTTATAGACCACTTTACGCTGATGGACATTGCCTACCTGTATGACTGGAGAAGAGTAAGTAACGCAAGTGGACGAACAATATGCCGAGAATGTTAATCCAAAAACGACTGCGACGGCAACACTTGACGGCGAAGCGACGTCAATAGCAAAATGGCTGAAGATTTGTAGTTGTGGGAATGTCTTTGACGTTTATTGTCAAGAGCGTTTCCGACCCGATCAGAGTCATGTTCACAGGTGTTCTCATTCTTTTATCTTACCACGGTCCTTGGTGGAGCGACCGTGATCTTACATTGGAGTTTATGCGATTTGCGCTGCCTCAGCTCGAGGATAGACCACAATACCATAGGTAGGGGGGCGGGGCTTAAGTGAACGAGCCAATTCCCGTGTCTCGTATGACTCACGCATTACTTTTGGAAAGTACGACAAAACATATGATAATGAACTTCATATGCAAATTCCAGGCGTAATTCGTCAAGTTTGACAGGGTATTCAGCATCCTTGATCTGATAACGGGGacacaaaacagaaaataatagttttcttactaaatatgtcattttcattttaattagaCAACTATCAGGCATACACTGTCATCTTGTAACATTTTGACGCCACATAGTACTGCACTCTTTTTTTATGAACAGAAGCGACCAATGGCTTTGATGTATCGGGTCCGGCAACCACCTGTCAAGCGATTTAAGAAATCGGAGTCCACGCCGCCACGGCAGAGAGCGGCTCAGGAGACAGTCAAGGAGAAAACAGGCAAAGATCAAGATAAGACGTTTGAGAAGCCCGAGAAGAGTGAAGTTGTTCAGTCTTCAGAtgctctcaaaaacaataacaacCAGAAGGAGTTGGCCTGTGAAACCTGAAGAGACaaagttttaaatttgaatCTGAGAGCTCACTGCTGCCACTGGTCAATTTTTAACCTTGACACTGTACCGCCGCAGCGTCGTTGCGCCCTACACAGGGTCGACATTAGCTGCAAACAGCTTCAACGGAACAATTGATGCaagttttgataatatttgtgGTTACATTCTTCTCTAAGGTATGTTGAAATTCAGGGCGTTTGCCAAGTCAATGTATCCCATTGTTCAAAATATGCCACTTCCTTGTGGACGACTGATTCTAGTTTGAATTTTGAGGTTCGGTTTTCAaaactttgaacattgtacGTATACAAGTTGTGTTGACCAGTTGAAAGCGATATTTTCTGATATAGCTTTTATAGCAGAGCGAGAATTATTTTTCAAACGgaaccaaaaacttgaaaatgcaCCAAAAGTTGCAGCTGGCGGGGTTTCAGTCAAATTGACAAATTATATATCATTAGTATTATTTAAACAAAAGCGATCTTCAGCCTTCTGAAGGTATGGAGTGCCATATTCAGTTCATGTCCCGCTGTGCCATGTTAGTTtctatttgaaagtttgaacgCACAGGCCATGCGctaaaaaaacttttcaaaaaccaTATATTTTGCTACGCGAGACCGTATTTAACCAAGTGAGCCTGTGTACTTTATTCGTATGACAGACCAAAACCAAAACAACTTTCTTTCCATTAAAATTAAATGTCAAAAAAGAAAGAATGACTGTAtaaaatgtgtaaatttgagCTATTGTCATAATTAATATGCTCATGATGTTTTCTGAAACTTAATGTCTCAATTGTGATATGAATAATAAAAGTATACAGAAATGAGTAGTGCAGAcagttttcatgttttgtaaCGTGAATTATTTCGAATTTGGCGTTCCTTGTTGTAACTGTGTGCATGCAGTTTAGTTGTTACATAGTGAGTATCGCATCGAATAAGGTGGTTACGCTCGAAAATTCCCGCCGCGTGCGATTACGCAAGAGACCACACCTAGCGACGGTGTAGCACGAGATTGCTGAGGTGGTTCATTGctgttatatcataacagtatattggaaTTCTGATGTGAGATGTCAAAAAAATAACTTTTCTTCTGAGAGCTTGCACCTCTCGACCAATCAAATCGCCGTATTTGCACCACCAACATACTAGCATCATACAATATTGACCATGTTGTCCAGTTCCGCCTATGGTTTGCTTGCGAGCACTTTCAGTGTATACACAAAAGCACGCGCATTCCTCTCGTCGAGGTTGATGACGTAATGGTCCACGAAGCAAGATTTTACAAGTGTCATCGCCTTGGATTCCAGTAACCTCTTGAAAGTGTCGCCCTCTACCAGATTCCTATAATTCTCGTGAACAACAAGAATGATATAACCTCCTGTGTGAAGGAAAGAAAGTAGGAAATTTAAATCATGTTGACATTCAACAAAAATCTTAACACTATCCGTTTTTCGATAACAAAACAACTTATTATCAGACAGAAGATAATCAGAAATATTAGAGGGCCgggcaatcaatcaatcaatcaatcaatgtatgtatatatatatatatatatatatatatatatatatatatatatatatatatatatatatatatatatatatatatatatatatatatatatattatatatgtgtgtgtctgtgtctgtgtcagaGTGTCTGTGTtcgtgtgtgtgcgtgtgtgtcgCTCAATATACAATACatgcatatatgtgtgtgtgtatacgtatctctctctctctctctctctctctctctctctctctctctctctatacatatatatacacagttTCTGTACCTGTTTGCACGTAGTTAATATATATTAAAGTTGAATTTTTAAATGGTAAGAAGGCGAAGTTTACCTCGTTGTGCTTTGTAGATAAATACTACATGTGAAGCGAAGGTTGTCCGCTGATTGATGATATAAAGCGGAACTTCAAAGCCATACATAAGATACATCTTTCTTGATACTACAATTTTACACCAACAAAAGCCTACAATTTGCGTTCTTTATCTGAGACAAGTATTCCTATTTTGCAAGGGATCCTGGTTGTAAGAATGCATCTATATTGTATACCTTAAATCGGATTCGAGAGAAGTTAAAAAGAAAGACTTGGGGGCATGAAATAGTCCGATGCTAATATTTTCGCACCTGGTTTGACGATTCTGGTCCACTCCTGAAGGACGCCATCATTCAGCTGTCCGCCACCACCAAAGCTTCCACTGCACGTGATAACATCGTACGAATCTAGAAAGGACATTGCATTTCGATTACTTCGTGAAAGCGATATCTTAGTCTTGACTAATCACATTGTCATATTTCTATGATGCTTGCGTTCAcagtcatgttgtcatggtgacaaTGTCTGTATTTGCGACAGAGGGGTACATAATACCTATTGCAAAACGATATCGACAGTGTGATGAAAGTACCGTTGTATATGTATGCAGCCCGGTATGCAGTAGCTATTTTTCAGgtttcagtgaaaattgttacaaattatTGCATCTGTCAGCGGAATTTTCCAATTACAATACCTGTCTCGACGCCCTCTATAGATTCTGGTCCTAAAACAGCGATTATTGTTTTCCTGTAAATCCCCTTCTTTCGTGCAATTCGGAGCTGGCCTTCCGACATATCCACTCCATCGATGTTGCCGAAGCCAGATTCTCGCAGCTGCGCAATTTGAATAAAGATGCATCTTCGTGTTACGAAACGATGACACGTGAACCATGTATAGGatagagcccgagtacgagggctcttctagTATAtgaagtccaacccaacgataaaatgtcgaggccgcaggccgagacattttatcgtagggtttgactttatataccagaagagtccgagtacgagggttttatccgacttaaaactatcgcccctattaaactgatatattttcgttttcaatgtgtttacgtcaaccgtcccctttgtcaatgtaacatgtttaggatatgaattaaaacttttatttgtgaaatagccttcaaatgtaatggaacatcctataaatgccctagggcacattaatTTAAATGCCCTAGGACACAtcagtttatgtttgtaccacagcagcttttgtgttgcagctggtttccgctgtgttaccaaatttgaatattaaaacgtaccagatgtctacagaatatgacctgttcacttttgattggacagtactttactatggcaatgtcattcgtttctggaatttggtgaccaaggctttacgagtagataaaacacccagtcaattgagcactctgattggtcaatcaacagtagatagtctTTAGGCATTGATATGGAACTACTTCTCAGCAGGGAGGCCACGATTGTCTGACACCACGCGAGGATTCTAAATCCTCATCGCGTGAAGAGCCTGACGTTTCTATATCATCGGTCTGCGTAATATCAACTGTTTGACTTTCAGAAAACAGTGAAGAGGCTCTCAAGGGTAATTTTAGTGATTCTACTACTCCATTGATGATGTTGATACCACTACAAGCGAAAATATGAGGTTTTTTCCTTAATGCTTCTTACCGTCTCTCCGATAAGTCCAGTACCGCAAGCACAGTCCAGTATTCGTACGTGTTTATCGGTGACTACTTCAGATAGTGCGTCTAAAACCAATTTTGGCCCGTTGTAAGAGGGTTTGACTACCTGCACAGACAAAATGTGAAAGTGTAAAGCGAACATAAAACTCGTTACGAAGAAGTTATGAACAATTGCTTTCGATAAGACATGGGTCAAGTCTGTGATTATAGTAATATCTCGTGTACTTGCGTTCGTCCGCATGAAAATGCGCGAGTATGGGGTCACGAACGGAACACAGGGGAGCAACTAGCCGCGCAGTCTCCACTGCGATTGCGCCCCTGGTGATGTGGTGACTTCACTGCACGTCAACGTCAATGACTTCGGATGAAATGATAAAGATACACAGAAGGCTGTCTCACTGGGACTTATTTTttattcaccgacttgaacttACGTCCGCCAATTTTTCCCCCTCAAATTCATCTAATTGTTACAGATCGTGatatttaatttacaaatcCCACACTTGGTAGCTTAAAGGTTTCAGTTTAACTTGAATGAAGCATTGAAAACGGACGCAAGTTTAAAAAGGAACCAAACAAAACATGCAGAATTCACCAACAAAGATCAGTAATTATTACTACAAATACAGTATATTCAAAAGCCTATACCTCATCGTAGTTGTCGCTCCATTTGTCGTATATTTCTGTAACTTGTTCCGTCGTGATCTCAGGAGAATAGAGTTTTCGCAGTGTGCTTTCGATATCCATACTCAACTGTTTTAGACATGAAATATGAGATAACATTATAGCGCCCTCGTGTATTAGGATTCAGATTTTAGATTCGTGCTTTGTACATTGGCCTGTAAATTTCCAAGTTGACTGTcccgattttattgaaaaatttaaCTTTACTGTTCCAGAGAGGCATCTCAGGGCACTTGTCGTGCTAATATCAAGCACCCATTTTCTATTTATGTCGTGTTCAGACGACGTATATTGTTAAGGTTCTCAAATCTATTCACAGCGACGCCTTTTTATTCACTTTTACACAAGGCATTGTCATGTTAACATTCCTCGATAGCCGAGGAGACTTTTCAAATTCAGTGATAAATGCTAATGCAATGAAGAATGCGATCATCTGCAgcttgttgggggggggggctgggtGTTGGACGGGGGCTCGCTCCTGAAAATCTGAACATACAGCTCGTCACCAGTCAAGTAAGCAGCGTAGTTATGAAGAAGTCcagaagcaaaatcaaaagtgTAGTACTAGAATTATGAACTTCCCCCGCAGACGAATATCAACGAAAAATACAACTACATGGGCAACGGGAGGGTATCAAACAATCTAATGCTCTTCAAGTTCACTTCCATGAATCTCGACCTGTACAGTGAAGTGGCAGTCACCATTGCAGTGTACTTGACGTCTTCGTATTTCAAATCATTGTTTACACGAATCAATTAAAACGACATTTTTTGCGAGGCCTAAATCTACCAGCTAATAACAATCAAACAATAGAATGTATTGACGTCACGGTAAACTTCACGAGCTTTGGAAAATCTTACAAACAAGTTTGAGAATTTTTGTACATACTCTGACTAGAATACTAACTGAAACTTCCGAGACTATTGTAGACCATCTTGAGTAACAGATACGTAGACTGTGGCACTGTTTCTTAGTtcaaacatttacatatattcaaattttaacagccTGCACGCAACATCTTTAAAAAGTAATGAGACTTTATCAAGAGATTTTCCCATTAAAATTGAGACGCATATATTAACGCTTTGAATTCCGAATCACGTGATCTACTTTTGACTTGCAATGATGTAACTCTTGCTTATTAGCACTTTAGCACATAATTTAGTGATGTTACCAACACATGTGTGCCTCTAAAACTAAAGCATAAAAGTAAGCGCATGGAAAACGACTTTGCCTCCTTGCTATACTATTAATCATTCTGTCACGACTTTAAACTGCTCGTGTTATACCAATGTATACATCTGTAAAGGGAAAGATACATGCATTGTTTTAATCTTGAATAGAACAATACCATATATTGAAACAGCATGCACGTTTTCGTTACAGCGAAACTTAGCAAAGTGACTTTCAAATTGGTGTCAGACTTCGACATTTTCTTCCGCAATATTTCTTTTCATGTCATAGTCTTCATTAATTTTGTCCCATATCTTCGACGGACTAAACGTGTGTGGCGATTTCTACCCAACATATGTCATGACATTCTCTTATTACAAAAGATACTTGTACGTATTTTCACTTTTAGTGATTAGAGAGCACAATCTCATTATCTCTTCATAAAATTGGGTATTTTAAGTATTTAATAACAGCACAAGGTATAGCTAGCATTGTTTGCCCACGATGCGGTAAACAAAAGACTTTCCAGGTCCATTAAATCTTCTCCCTGGACCAACAAAAATTTGTAGCCCGTCTTTAACGTTCCCTTCCGGGTCAAAGATCATTCTTGTTTAGCCTAGAGGGTCAGCGACGCTCGTCTAGATGGCAGGTAACAGGGGACATTTTCTTCTCTACCCTCTACGAACGACAGTACGAACACTTCCCTATTTTTACACTCGGGTGCGTAACAGCAGTTGTAAGCTTTTAAAAGAATAGATAGTTCCCAGCTGCGTTCTTCCGGTAAACAAGTAAACCCAGGTGGAATAACTGTGACCTAAATACAGTAAAGGTCAGATCTCAAAAGCTCTGCCACCGTGCACTAGAAAAACAATTTGTATCAATTTTTCTGTCCGTCGTTCATGACACCCGCGTTTCTGCGTGACCAGTCCCATGTATCTAATCTGAGAGTTAATACCTTACCTGACCTGTGTTCAGCCGATATTTTCGTGACTTATTATAAGCTGGCTTTGTTGTAGAGTGCTAAACGGGTCAGAGCCATTGATTCCAGCAGAGTGAACTCAACAGACAAGGGTCTCGTCCGTAGGCCTTCCATAGATGGCGCTCTACTGACCTGCCCTTTCATATCGACCACAATCTTATTCGCCGCAGTTTTGGAGCTCATTTTGCAGTACAATTTTGCACTTAATTCTGAACTTCACGTAAACCTTAgacatagaccctaaaaagggTTCTATGGGTAAACAAGGACAACAACAATTGACCATATAAACGGCGGTTCAAGTGCTTTATTTAAATCTATCATGTACAAATAACAACGCAGACAAAGTAGCCGGTCCGCAAAAATGAGCAGCTACAATGGACACAGAACAGAATAACAGGAGGGTAAAGGGCATAGGCATTCaactcaatgcaagcaaaccTTCACTTATGCAACCAGTAAGAATATGAATGATTCTTACCGGTTGCATCATTGACGGTCtgcttgcattgagtcgaatgccTG
This genomic window contains:
- the LOC139140192 gene encoding methyltransferase-like protein 27, yielding MDIESTLRKLYSPEITTEQVTEIYDKWSDNYDEVVKPSYNGPKLVLDALSEVVTDKHVRILDCACGTGLIGETLRESGFGNIDGVDMSEGQLRIARKKGIYRKTIIAVLGPESIEGVETDSYDVITCSGSFGGGGQLNDGVLQEWTRIVKPGGYIILVVHENYRNLVEGDTFKRLLESKAMTLVKSCFVDHYVINLDERNARAFVYTLKVLASKP
- the LOC139140191 gene encoding polycomb complex protein BMI-1-like translates to MNRTMKLKITELNPHLMCVLCGGYFIDATTIVECLHSFCKTCIVRYLETSKYCPVCDTQVHKTRPLQHIRADRTLQGIVYKLVPGLFRDEMKRRREFYASNPQTPSGNANSSNAEERGEVDENFVYKDDEKISLSLQYHNEEPLQNGGVPRTPVANNDSSRSDEDTSEKTDVRYLRCPAAVTVHHIKKFIRSKYGLPLSYEIDVMYRYRKSDESLIDHFTLMDIAYLYDWRRKRPMALMYRVRQPPVKRFKKSESTPPRQRAAQETVKEKTGKDQDKTFEKPEKSEVVQSSDALKNNNNQKELACET